The Nitrospira sp. genome contains a region encoding:
- a CDS encoding acyloxyacyl hydrolase, with protein MSMFTRTIIALALGIIMAAPPVQAGDVSPTITVGTQEVGLTAGYLFSHRLTHLHTTKQHGPALMPTWMMTITDPIGDGWYRGQVSLGAEMVYLEFREPLLTHGVGFTPRIKYTFVALGRVRPYAEFAGGPFWTDLGGRVREQANEFNFVLTGGVGVSWFLTSQLAFNAGYRFHHISNAGTAFPNLGLNASMPFGGFSFYF; from the coding sequence ATGTCCATGTTCACTCGCACGATCATCGCTTTGGCGCTCGGCATCATCATGGCGGCGCCTCCTGTTCAGGCCGGCGACGTTTCGCCGACGATCACTGTCGGCACGCAAGAAGTCGGACTCACCGCCGGGTATTTGTTCTCTCACCGACTGACTCACCTTCACACCACCAAACAACATGGGCCGGCGTTGATGCCCACGTGGATGATGACGATCACGGATCCCATCGGCGACGGCTGGTACCGGGGGCAGGTCTCGCTCGGCGCAGAAATGGTCTATCTTGAGTTCCGAGAGCCTCTATTGACGCACGGGGTCGGATTCACGCCGAGAATCAAGTACACGTTCGTCGCCCTAGGCCGCGTCCGGCCATATGCAGAATTCGCCGGCGGCCCCTTCTGGACGGATCTCGGCGGTCGTGTTCGCGAACAAGCCAATGAATTCAACTTCGTGCTGACAGGTGGAGTGGGCGTGTCATGGTTTCTCACGTCGCAACTCGCCTTCAATGCCGGCTACCGCTTCCATCATATTTCCAACGCTGGGACGGCATTCCCCAATCTTGGGCTGAACGCGAGCATGCCCTTCGGCGGGTTTTCATTCTATTTCTAA
- a CDS encoding tetratricopeptide repeat protein, with protein MSDNHKHRARIFLHRGDLVQARAAWEAAVADDRTTGDQQALSDSLGNLGNTCALMNDFPRAEQCYREVLHIQRSERNLTAVAHTLVNLGNLQIASDHPEKARPYYLEAMDLLRQLQDSRGLGILYNNLALQEAREGQWDQAVASFKQALDHHRTVGNEEGLAVTYSQLGKCYLDQGDLIRAERCLNNASEHYIKLGSEPAEAAVLRLLATVYETRRDSLSAVRCLERVVSLDERYTLPELHTDSAHLSKLRQSE; from the coding sequence ATGTCGGACAACCATAAACATCGGGCGCGAATCTTTCTTCATCGCGGCGATCTGGTTCAGGCTCGCGCTGCCTGGGAAGCGGCCGTGGCCGATGATCGAACCACCGGCGATCAACAAGCGCTCTCGGATTCACTTGGGAACCTCGGCAACACCTGCGCATTGATGAACGATTTTCCACGCGCAGAACAGTGCTATCGGGAGGTCCTCCACATTCAACGAAGTGAGCGCAACCTTACGGCCGTTGCTCATACCCTGGTCAATCTGGGTAACCTCCAGATCGCTTCCGATCATCCGGAAAAGGCCCGCCCCTACTATCTGGAGGCCATGGATCTCTTGCGCCAGCTGCAGGACAGCCGCGGACTCGGTATCCTCTATAACAACCTGGCGCTGCAAGAGGCCCGCGAAGGCCAGTGGGATCAGGCCGTTGCTTCGTTTAAGCAAGCCCTCGACCATCATCGGACGGTCGGCAATGAAGAAGGACTCGCGGTGACCTATAGCCAGCTTGGGAAATGCTATCTCGACCAGGGAGATCTGATCAGGGCGGAGCGCTGCTTGAACAACGCCTCAGAGCACTACATCAAACTCGGCAGCGAACCGGCTGAAGCCGCCGTCCTCCGCCTACTCGCAACGGTGTATGAGACCCGACGAGATTCCCTCTCCGCCGTACGCTGCCTTGAGCGTGTCGTGTCCCTTGACGAACGATACACCCTTCCTGAACTCCACACTGATTCCGCACATCTCTCCAAACTGCGCCAATCTGAATAA
- a CDS encoding SagB/ThcOx family dehydrogenase: MSAEELSPIPIADSVPPDLVDRVIHYHIRTKHHFNRYARSLGHLDWANQPDPFRRFEGAPLIPLPVLKPDEGPLSPAYEAIYEQGAVPCQPVNVRTLSRFFEFALALSAWKKAGESEWALRSNPSSGNLHPTEGYVVLPRIEGLDLTPGLYHYAPREHGLEFRAEWRADLMERLLASFPPNAFLFGLTSVHWREAWKYGERAFRYCNHDVGHAIGTARIAATTLGWNMVLLDGLNQDTVAMLLGTDRQEDFEKAEAEHPDCLAVVWPPENVKREHSEMPLFLDVAIVKNLAGATWHGKANTLSREHGVHWDIIDEAAEASWKRQSENPIITLPVTPMPPIDTIHASHETNDVGITAGQIIRQRRSAVAFDGKTSISAATFFRMMQRVMPRAERPQLERPMPWDAWPHDPAIHLMIFVHRVDGLTPGLYFLVRDITKLSFIQQATNAELIWTIAPECPADLPLYWLLEGDAKKLAAQVSCHQDIAGDSAFSFGMLAELEGLLRARGAWWYPRMFWESGLLGQVLYLEAEAAGVRATGIGCFYDDPVHEVIGIKNLGLQSLYHFTIGRPVEDRRLQSLPPYGHVKRIQ, encoded by the coding sequence ATGAGTGCCGAAGAACTATCTCCTATTCCCATAGCCGATTCAGTCCCCCCTGACCTGGTCGATCGAGTCATTCACTATCACATCCGGACCAAGCACCATTTTAACCGTTATGCACGGTCATTGGGGCACTTGGATTGGGCGAATCAGCCGGATCCGTTCCGGCGGTTTGAAGGAGCCCCATTAATCCCCCTGCCAGTACTCAAGCCTGACGAAGGACCGCTCTCGCCCGCGTATGAAGCAATCTATGAACAGGGAGCCGTACCCTGTCAGCCTGTGAATGTGAGAACTCTTTCGCGGTTCTTCGAATTCGCGCTCGCGTTGTCGGCTTGGAAGAAAGCGGGGGAGTCGGAATGGGCGCTGCGGAGTAATCCATCTTCCGGCAACCTGCATCCGACGGAAGGCTATGTGGTCTTGCCACGGATCGAGGGACTCGACCTGACGCCAGGGCTGTATCACTATGCCCCGAGAGAACACGGGTTGGAGTTCAGAGCGGAATGGCGGGCTGACCTCATGGAACGTCTGCTGGCGTCGTTCCCCCCAAATGCCTTTCTGTTTGGGTTGACCTCGGTCCACTGGCGGGAAGCATGGAAATATGGCGAGCGGGCGTTCCGCTACTGTAATCATGATGTGGGCCATGCGATCGGGACCGCCCGGATTGCGGCGACGACTCTTGGCTGGAACATGGTGCTGTTGGACGGGCTGAATCAAGACACGGTCGCCATGCTGCTCGGGACAGATCGTCAGGAGGATTTTGAGAAGGCTGAAGCGGAACATCCGGACTGTCTCGCGGTGGTCTGGCCACCTGAAAACGTGAAGCGCGAACATTCGGAGATGCCGTTGTTTCTTGATGTGGCAATTGTGAAGAATCTAGCGGGTGCAACTTGGCATGGGAAAGCCAATACGTTGAGCCGGGAGCACGGCGTCCATTGGGACATTATCGATGAGGCGGCCGAGGCTTCGTGGAAAAGGCAGAGTGAGAATCCGATCATTACTCTCCCGGTGACTCCCATGCCACCAATCGACACGATTCATGCTTCACACGAGACGAACGATGTCGGGATCACGGCGGGACAGATCATTCGTCAGCGGCGAAGTGCCGTGGCGTTTGACGGCAAGACGTCGATTTCCGCCGCAACCTTCTTCCGCATGATGCAGCGAGTCATGCCGCGGGCTGAACGTCCGCAGCTGGAGCGGCCGATGCCGTGGGATGCTTGGCCTCATGATCCCGCCATTCATCTGATGATATTCGTCCATCGTGTGGACGGGCTTACGCCGGGACTCTATTTCCTCGTGCGCGATATCACGAAATTGTCGTTCATTCAGCAAGCGACGAATGCCGAACTGATCTGGACCATCGCACCGGAATGTCCCGCGGACTTGCCGCTCTATTGGTTGCTGGAAGGCGATGCAAAAAAGCTGGCGGCGCAAGTGAGTTGTCATCAGGACATCGCCGGCGACAGCGCGTTTTCCTTTGGAATGCTGGCTGAGCTTGAGGGATTATTGAGGGCGCGGGGCGCCTGGTGGTACCCACGGATGTTTTGGGAGTCAGGATTGCTCGGGCAAGTGCTGTATCTGGAGGCCGAAGCCGCGGGAGTTCGGGCGACGGGAATCGGCTGTTTCTATGATGACCCGGTCCACGAGGTGATTGGCATTAAGAACTTAGGTCTGCAATCGCTCTACCACTTCACGATTGGTAGACCGGTGGAGGACCGACGGTTACAGAGCTTGCCGCCGTATGGACACGTGAAGCGTATCCAGTGA
- a CDS encoding response regulator, which translates to MANILVIDDEPSIRGLLKEVLVKAGHRVFEAEDGRKGLTLYQQEAVDLVIMDLLMPETDGLEATLQLTREYLDAKVIAITGAQGDHNFLDVAKLFGARRTFEKPFDINKLLEAVNEELTVG; encoded by the coding sequence ATGGCAAACATTCTGGTCATCGACGACGAACCATCCATCCGGGGACTGCTCAAAGAAGTCCTGGTGAAGGCGGGGCATCGTGTATTTGAGGCGGAAGATGGCCGAAAAGGGCTCACGCTCTATCAGCAAGAAGCCGTCGATCTCGTGATCATGGACTTGTTGATGCCGGAGACGGACGGCCTAGAAGCAACTCTTCAGCTCACTCGAGAGTATCTCGACGCCAAAGTGATTGCCATCACGGGCGCCCAAGGGGATCACAACTTCTTGGATGTCGCGAAACTCTTCGGCGCCCGCCGCACCTTCGAGAAACCGTTCGACATCAACAAACTGCTTGAGGCGGTGAACGAAGAACTCACCGTCGGATGA
- a CDS encoding DUF882 domain-containing protein, producing the protein MNSADQSTWAWTRRAFLHVSLVGTLLLSGRLVGPQPAQARELPEGRLTLVNAWTNERLDVTYRNEAGAYDLAALDDVNHILRCHYTGEVAAMDVRVLEHVNLVQKKLGGQREIHVISGFRSPEYNAMLVRTGRRAARNSLHMQGQAIDLLIPGVRPKQLRQAALELQYGGVGYYKRSSYVHLDSGPFRHW; encoded by the coding sequence GTGAATAGTGCCGATCAGTCGACATGGGCATGGACCCGCCGCGCATTTCTTCATGTGTCTCTGGTAGGAACTCTCTTGCTGAGTGGGAGGCTGGTCGGTCCCCAGCCTGCGCAGGCACGGGAACTGCCTGAAGGAAGGCTCACCTTGGTGAACGCGTGGACGAATGAGCGGTTGGATGTGACCTATCGTAACGAAGCCGGCGCGTACGATCTAGCTGCGCTTGACGATGTGAATCACATCCTGCGCTGTCATTACACCGGCGAAGTCGCGGCTATGGATGTGCGCGTGCTCGAGCACGTGAATTTGGTGCAGAAGAAACTCGGCGGTCAGCGAGAGATCCATGTCATTTCGGGCTTTCGGTCTCCAGAGTACAACGCCATGTTGGTTCGAACCGGTCGGCGTGCCGCTCGAAACAGCTTGCATATGCAGGGGCAGGCGATCGATCTTCTGATCCCTGGAGTCCGTCCGAAGCAGCTTCGCCAAGCGGCGCTCGAATTGCAGTACGGCGGAGTCGGCTATTACAAGCGTTCGAGTTACGTGCATTTGGATTCCGGTCCATTCCGGCATTGGTAA
- the glgB gene encoding 1,4-alpha-glucan branching protein GlgB encodes MPLPTTVQQDDLDLLLAGTHWNPRTILGPHAGTIDGRPCVIIRAWLPDVKEVEAVSDSALWRMTCLHEAGLFEALLAGETQVPSYRLRITRRDGTVTEIHDPYAFPPLLTDFELHLFANGTLYKAYESLGAHVRTVGGVRGVHFVVWAPNAVRVSIVGDFNGWDGLRHPMTGRGATGLWELFIPDLPEGTIYKYEIRSRQHDMLLLKADPYAFAGELRPRTASIVHDLTTYTWHDDAWMAARSKWDALTSPLSIYEVHLGSWMRVPEEDNRWLTYRELAERLIPYVQDLGYTHLELMPVTEHPFDGSWGYQATGYFAATSRYGDPEGFMAFVDAAHQAGLGVIMDWAPAHFPDDAHGLGLFDGTHLYDHADPRLGYHPDWHSRIFNYDRVEVRAFLLNSALFWLDKYHIDGLRVDAVASMLYLDYGRKADEWIPNEFGGKENLGAVSLLKELNVLIHRDFPGAVTIAEESTAWPGVSRPTYTGGLGFTFKWNMGWMHDMLTFFQHDPIYRRFHQNQITFGLLYAFSENFILALSHDEVVHGKRTLLDKMPGDAWQRFANLRLLYGYMYTHPGKKMLFMGGEFGQWHEWNHDTSLDWHLCNYDPHRGLQRLIRDLNRIYREEPALHEVDFDWNGFQWIDFSDADNSVIAYLRKAKSTEAAIVCLCNFTPVPRHGYRIGVPEPGWYRELLNTNGVAYGGSNIGNDGGVEAAATPSHGFPYSLTVTLPPLSILLLKRQA; translated from the coding sequence ATGCCGCTTCCAACGACCGTTCAACAAGACGATCTCGATCTCCTCCTGGCAGGAACGCACTGGAATCCCCGCACCATCCTCGGTCCGCATGCCGGGACGATCGACGGCCGCCCTTGCGTCATCATCCGCGCCTGGCTCCCGGACGTGAAGGAGGTCGAGGCGGTATCGGATTCCGCTCTGTGGCGCATGACTTGTCTCCATGAAGCCGGACTGTTTGAGGCGCTGCTTGCGGGGGAAACCCAAGTGCCGTCCTACCGGCTACGCATCACGCGCCGCGACGGCACCGTCACTGAAATTCACGATCCCTATGCCTTTCCCCCGCTCTTGACGGATTTCGAACTGCACCTGTTCGCCAACGGAACGCTGTATAAGGCCTACGAAAGCCTCGGCGCCCATGTCCGCACCGTCGGCGGGGTGCGCGGGGTTCACTTTGTCGTGTGGGCTCCCAATGCCGTCCGTGTGAGCATCGTCGGCGACTTCAATGGATGGGATGGCCTCCGCCACCCCATGACGGGTCGCGGCGCCACCGGTCTCTGGGAGCTCTTCATTCCTGATCTGCCGGAGGGCACCATCTACAAGTATGAAATCCGGTCACGGCAACACGATATGCTGCTGCTGAAAGCCGATCCGTATGCCTTCGCCGGCGAACTCCGTCCTCGGACAGCCTCGATCGTTCACGATCTGACCACCTACACCTGGCACGACGACGCGTGGATGGCCGCTCGCTCGAAATGGGATGCGCTGACCTCTCCCCTCTCCATCTATGAAGTTCACTTGGGATCCTGGATGCGCGTCCCCGAGGAAGACAATCGTTGGTTGACCTACCGAGAGCTCGCGGAGAGACTGATCCCTTACGTCCAAGATCTCGGCTACACGCACCTTGAGCTCATGCCGGTGACGGAACACCCGTTCGACGGATCATGGGGCTACCAAGCGACCGGTTACTTTGCCGCCACCAGCCGGTACGGCGATCCCGAGGGATTCATGGCATTCGTGGATGCCGCTCATCAAGCCGGCCTCGGTGTGATCATGGACTGGGCGCCGGCGCACTTTCCGGACGATGCGCATGGATTAGGGCTGTTCGACGGCACGCATCTCTATGACCATGCCGATCCGCGGCTCGGGTACCATCCTGATTGGCACAGCCGTATTTTCAATTACGACCGAGTCGAGGTTCGCGCCTTCCTCCTAAACAGCGCGCTCTTCTGGCTGGACAAGTATCACATCGATGGGTTGCGCGTAGACGCCGTGGCGTCGATGCTCTATCTCGACTACGGCCGAAAGGCAGACGAATGGATTCCGAATGAGTTCGGCGGCAAGGAGAACCTCGGGGCCGTCTCACTCTTGAAAGAACTCAATGTCCTGATCCACCGGGATTTTCCAGGGGCCGTCACCATCGCGGAAGAATCCACGGCGTGGCCCGGTGTGTCTCGACCGACCTATACGGGAGGGCTCGGGTTTACCTTCAAGTGGAACATGGGGTGGATGCACGACATGTTGACCTTTTTTCAGCACGACCCCATTTACCGGCGGTTCCATCAGAACCAAATCACCTTCGGCCTTCTCTACGCCTTCAGTGAGAACTTCATCCTTGCCCTGTCTCATGACGAAGTGGTCCACGGCAAGCGCACGTTGCTCGACAAAATGCCCGGCGATGCCTGGCAGCGGTTTGCGAACCTCCGGCTGCTCTATGGATACATGTACACCCATCCCGGCAAGAAAATGCTGTTTATGGGCGGAGAGTTCGGCCAGTGGCACGAATGGAATCATGATACGAGTCTGGATTGGCATCTCTGTAACTATGATCCGCATCGCGGGCTGCAACGTTTGATTCGCGACTTGAACCGGATCTATCGCGAAGAACCGGCGCTGCACGAAGTCGACTTTGACTGGAACGGATTTCAGTGGATCGACTTCAGCGATGCCGACAATTCCGTCATCGCCTACCTGCGGAAGGCAAAAAGCACGGAAGCGGCCATCGTCTGCCTATGCAACTTCACACCGGTCCCTCGTCACGGCTATCGCATCGGAGTTCCTGAACCCGGTTGGTATCGGGAATTGCTCAACACAAACGGCGTCGCCTATGGCGGCAGCAATATCGGAAACGACGGCGGTGTTGAGGCCGCCGCAACCCCGAGCCATGGTTTTCCGTACTCATTGACAGTCACACTCCCACCTCTGTCCATCCTGTTGCTGAAACGACAGGCCTAG
- a CDS encoding ArsB/NhaD family transporter — MSSLTVALLIFSVCYLLIVTERIHKTIVALSGAALMIVFGVVSQEEAFYSHEFGVDYNVVFLLIGMMVIVNIVRETGLFEVLAIWAAQRADAKPFRLLVLLALLTAGQSAMLDNVTTVLLMAPVTLAIAKRLELNPIPFLLTEALASNIGGTATLVGDPPNIMIASKAELSYLDFLLVMGPIAILIMAVFLAALWVIVGRTMTVEPHLREAVLALNMRKAVPDRAFLNRCLFLLMVVNVGFCIHSLIHLEPATIALLGASACMLIGHARRKPEDTEELTYLADVEWKTIFFFIGLFILVGGLVKVGVIRYLADQLVAVTRGNLTGSTMAVLWGSAILSAVVDNIPYVAAMNPLIVDLARSLHPEISDYATLVHQPDIIPLWWALALGACLGGNGTIIGASANVVIVDIARKSGYRITFWQFFKFGFPVMIGSVALSALYLWLVFLR, encoded by the coding sequence ATGTCATCTCTCACTGTAGCCCTTCTCATCTTCAGCGTCTGTTACCTGCTGATCGTCACGGAGCGGATCCACAAGACGATTGTGGCGCTGTCCGGCGCGGCGTTGATGATCGTGTTCGGTGTCGTATCGCAAGAGGAGGCGTTTTATTCCCACGAATTCGGTGTCGATTATAACGTCGTTTTTCTGCTGATCGGCATGATGGTGATCGTCAATATTGTGCGGGAGACGGGTCTCTTCGAAGTCTTGGCCATTTGGGCGGCGCAGCGCGCGGACGCAAAACCGTTTCGCTTACTGGTCCTGCTGGCTCTGTTGACTGCCGGGCAATCGGCCATGCTCGATAACGTCACCACCGTCCTGCTTATGGCACCGGTCACGTTGGCGATTGCAAAACGGTTGGAGCTCAATCCGATCCCATTTCTGTTGACCGAAGCCCTCGCCTCCAATATTGGCGGAACGGCGACGCTCGTCGGAGATCCACCCAACATTATGATCGCCAGCAAAGCGGAGCTCAGCTATCTTGATTTTTTGCTGGTGATGGGGCCGATTGCAATCCTTATCATGGCGGTCTTCCTGGCGGCACTGTGGGTTATTGTTGGGCGAACGATGACGGTGGAACCCCATCTACGAGAGGCGGTCCTGGCTTTGAACATGCGAAAAGCCGTGCCGGATCGCGCCTTCTTGAACCGCTGTCTATTCTTGCTGATGGTGGTCAACGTCGGATTTTGCATTCACTCGCTCATTCATTTGGAGCCGGCCACGATCGCGCTCCTGGGCGCGAGTGCATGCATGTTGATCGGCCATGCCAGACGGAAACCGGAGGACACTGAAGAATTGACCTATCTGGCCGATGTGGAGTGGAAGACGATCTTCTTCTTCATCGGATTGTTTATCCTGGTCGGCGGATTAGTCAAAGTGGGCGTCATCCGGTATCTGGCCGATCAACTGGTGGCGGTGACGAGGGGCAACCTCACCGGGTCCACGATGGCAGTCCTGTGGGGGTCGGCGATACTCTCCGCCGTCGTGGACAATATCCCCTATGTCGCCGCCATGAATCCGCTCATCGTCGATCTTGCCAGGTCATTGCACCCCGAGATCTCCGATTACGCGACCTTGGTCCATCAACCGGATATCATTCCACTCTGGTGGGCTCTGGCCTTGGGGGCTTGTTTGGGAGGAAACGGGACCATCATCGGCGCGAGTGCCAACGTCGTGATTGTGGACATCGCACGCAAGTCCGGCTATCGGATTACCTTTTGGCAGTTCTTTAAGTTCGGATTTCCCGTCATGATCGGATCGGTCGCGCTGAGCGCGCTCTACCTCTGGCTGGTGTTTCTGCGCTAG
- a CDS encoding DUF4403 family protein, with protein MFPRPIDKALVVLSLLLSLTGCLAKQYVVRPPAPTLLPATPNPLSPSTESSISVPVHVDLSPFLTAANDDSVIPKKFDHWASSVKHPKGVEYKYYAERDELTMAPSGAHQANGIPSGIVLRDWWKGVELSSSHVFVGTAIRYKIGANSLYCGDGSEWPRRATLHGSIATELTPAYGLSASVASVTVNTSDPCQIRVADLDVTQEVKQRLADIVRGGLSRAVTRINALTVKSHVEDVWNTLHNPIQLEPNAWLQFNVDKVGHSGFSGTGPIVDDTIHITAKPVIVFGPEPPSGGAALPPLDTPPTSTGFHGAADAQLYGTLPTTLANRLTPTGFHVVADIPLDYPSLSRSLAARLKGKRVAMKGDFVQIADAAILGRGGNQVALRITFDGDATGHLYFVGKPEMNILTQSIQIGGLRLDPDSEQFLSKNGPDWLGYSVRDLIMGEIVLGVSPAIDRMRDLVRMALNRSISQTLSLQGTVQSVQGIGVFADVNALFVRAMSDGSLNLKVNGKQ; from the coding sequence ATGTTTCCCAGACCCATAGACAAGGCTCTCGTCGTCTTATCCTTGTTGCTGTCGTTAACGGGTTGTCTCGCCAAGCAGTATGTCGTTCGCCCACCGGCGCCGACGCTGCTGCCGGCAACCCCGAACCCCCTCTCTCCCTCAACAGAGTCCAGTATCAGCGTTCCAGTCCATGTGGACCTGTCACCGTTTCTCACTGCCGCCAACGATGACAGCGTGATCCCAAAGAAATTCGACCATTGGGCAAGCTCCGTCAAACATCCCAAAGGCGTTGAATACAAATACTATGCAGAGCGAGATGAGTTGACGATGGCACCTTCCGGCGCTCACCAAGCCAACGGCATACCTTCGGGCATCGTTCTCCGTGATTGGTGGAAAGGGGTCGAACTCTCCAGCTCCCACGTATTTGTCGGCACCGCCATTCGATATAAAATTGGAGCCAATTCGCTGTACTGTGGCGATGGCAGTGAATGGCCGCGAAGGGCCACACTGCATGGGAGTATCGCGACTGAGCTGACTCCGGCTTATGGTCTATCCGCATCGGTCGCCAGCGTGACCGTGAACACCAGTGATCCATGCCAGATACGAGTCGCCGATCTTGACGTGACTCAGGAAGTGAAACAGAGGCTGGCAGACATCGTCCGAGGAGGACTCAGCCGTGCGGTCACCCGCATCAATGCGCTGACGGTCAAATCTCACGTGGAAGATGTTTGGAATACACTGCACAACCCCATCCAGTTAGAACCGAATGCCTGGCTCCAGTTCAATGTCGACAAAGTCGGACATAGTGGCTTTTCGGGGACCGGCCCTATTGTCGATGACACCATCCACATCACCGCGAAACCGGTCATCGTCTTCGGCCCGGAACCACCCTCTGGAGGTGCAGCCCTTCCTCCACTCGACACTCCACCGACTTCTACCGGATTCCACGGTGCCGCCGATGCCCAACTCTATGGCACACTTCCCACAACGCTTGCGAATCGGCTCACTCCCACTGGATTCCACGTCGTCGCTGACATCCCGCTGGACTATCCCTCGCTGTCCAGATCACTTGCAGCGCGGTTGAAGGGAAAACGTGTCGCCATGAAAGGGGACTTCGTTCAGATCGCTGATGCGGCTATCCTAGGCCGTGGTGGTAACCAAGTGGCCCTGCGGATAACGTTTGACGGAGATGCGACCGGCCACTTGTATTTCGTGGGGAAACCTGAAATGAACATCTTGACACAGTCCATCCAAATCGGTGGCCTCCGCTTGGACCCCGATTCCGAACAGTTCCTTTCGAAGAACGGCCCCGATTGGCTTGGCTACTCGGTCAGAGATCTCATCATGGGTGAAATCGTACTCGGTGTGTCGCCGGCAATCGACCGCATGCGAGACCTGGTTCGAATGGCACTGAATCGATCAATCAGTCAGACCCTCTCCCTGCAAGGGACGGTCCAGTCTGTGCAAGGTATCGGCGTGTTCGCCGACGTGAACGCACTGTTCGTTCGAGCGATGAGTGACGGATCACTTAACCTGAAGGTTAATGGCAAGCAGTAA
- a CDS encoding cupin domain-containing protein, whose protein sequence is MSYLTRYKFSVPIDRDQVARDWRRRGYSCDVFIDPPGREWNGFVHATNELVTVVAGKLRLIIDKEDIIAEPGDEVFIPKEIRHSVKNISSSATHWLYGYD, encoded by the coding sequence ATGTCCTATCTCACCCGTTATAAATTCTCGGTGCCGATCGACCGTGACCAGGTGGCTCGAGACTGGCGCCGGCGGGGCTACTCCTGTGATGTATTCATCGACCCACCCGGACGCGAGTGGAATGGCTTCGTCCATGCCACAAACGAGCTCGTGACCGTTGTGGCGGGAAAACTCAGGTTGATCATCGATAAAGAAGACATCATCGCGGAACCGGGCGACGAGGTGTTCATTCCCAAAGAGATCCGCCATTCCGTCAAGAATATTTCTTCCTCCGCGACGCATTGGCTCTATGGGTATGACTGA